One genomic segment of Hydrogenispora ethanolica includes these proteins:
- a CDS encoding TIM-barrel domain-containing protein, giving the protein MIDATEFEPFRRSFLEEADLELLIPHRLTGYVRDGNAILLDCMALACEKTALRFSYNQLNRSIHDRGGRVRMAVRLDFLAEDLIRIRMEPGTAVRERETAMLVDYPSAAVPFTIRDDGALLVIETALLRVCLTKQPWQLTIADRNGAVLYEQYKEDPHSATGIARAGMREGSDPEAAERAATSYPLLECYPFGMAAERERGRRCFTEAVRMAYDEHFYGFGERFSRLDKNGQEVLVWQMNPLGVSTRKSYKNIPFFMSSRGYGLFLNSSCRSRFDMGSYFFKAYSVEVEDDQWDCFFMYGPQFKRILGHYSRLTGRSAVPPRWSFGVWMSRNCYRTRQELETVAATIRAKELPCDVLHIDWDYFKQRGVCDFEFDSERFPDPAAMIAGLERLGFKISLWQMPYIGKRSKLYAEGLQHGYFAAHDDGQPAERAGEAIIDFSNPEAVAWYQGYLKRLLQLGIRVIKTDFGENARETYHYAACSGAAMHNLYPLLYNRAAYEACSEVWGGEALIWGRSAFAGCQRYPVYWGGDASSDFDGLYHSLRAGLSLGLSGFPFWSHDVGGYFGRPEPEVYIRWLQLGMFSSHVRFHGTTEREPWHFGAAAEAIYRKYARLRYSLIPYLYSEAHHCAAEGLPLLRPLVLEFQDDPTTYALDDQYLFGRSFLVAPVLGAVRRRRIYLPEGRWTDYWTGQAHPGRQWLEYDAPLEVLPLFVREGSIIPMAEPTNYVGEKPDERLLLDIYLRERAVYELRDEKGAVQLAAQVSGGRLEIGIGPSPHRYWVRLNGYRDCRSVRSDRDGELPLLPEERLATESGYAVGEKGLLIAAGFAGADGMRISVADVTPE; this is encoded by the coding sequence ATGATCGACGCCACCGAATTTGAGCCCTTCCGGCGCAGCTTTCTAGAGGAAGCCGATCTGGAGCTGCTGATCCCGCACCGGCTGACCGGCTATGTCCGGGACGGGAACGCAATCCTCTTGGATTGCATGGCCCTGGCCTGTGAAAAAACGGCGCTCCGCTTCAGTTACAATCAGCTGAACCGGAGCATCCATGATCGCGGCGGGCGGGTCCGGATGGCGGTGCGCCTGGATTTCCTGGCCGAGGATCTGATCCGGATCCGGATGGAGCCCGGGACCGCGGTCCGCGAACGGGAGACCGCGATGCTAGTCGACTATCCGTCGGCAGCGGTGCCCTTCACTATCCGCGACGACGGGGCGCTCCTGGTCATCGAGACGGCGCTCCTGCGGGTCTGCCTCACCAAGCAGCCGTGGCAGCTGACGATCGCCGACCGGAACGGCGCGGTCCTCTATGAGCAGTACAAGGAGGACCCGCATTCGGCGACCGGAATCGCCCGGGCCGGGATGCGCGAAGGCAGTGACCCGGAGGCGGCGGAGCGCGCCGCCACCAGCTATCCGCTACTGGAGTGTTATCCCTTCGGCATGGCCGCCGAGCGGGAGCGGGGGCGGCGCTGTTTCACCGAGGCGGTCCGGATGGCCTATGACGAGCATTTTTACGGTTTCGGCGAACGCTTCTCCCGGCTCGACAAGAACGGCCAGGAAGTGCTGGTTTGGCAGATGAATCCGCTGGGCGTATCCACCCGGAAGTCCTATAAGAACATTCCCTTCTTCATGAGCAGCAGGGGATACGGCCTGTTCCTCAACTCCAGCTGCAGGAGCCGCTTTGACATGGGCAGTTATTTCTTCAAGGCCTATTCGGTGGAGGTCGAAGATGACCAATGGGATTGCTTCTTCATGTACGGCCCTCAGTTCAAGCGGATCTTGGGGCATTATTCCCGGCTCACCGGGCGGAGCGCCGTGCCACCCCGCTGGTCCTTCGGGGTCTGGATGAGCCGCAATTGCTACCGGACCCGGCAGGAGCTGGAGACGGTGGCCGCCACCATCCGGGCCAAGGAGCTCCCTTGCGACGTGTTGCATATCGATTGGGACTACTTTAAGCAACGAGGCGTCTGCGACTTTGAGTTTGACAGCGAACGCTTCCCCGATCCGGCCGCGATGATCGCCGGGCTGGAACGGCTGGGATTCAAGATCTCGCTTTGGCAGATGCCCTATATCGGCAAGCGGAGCAAGCTCTACGCCGAGGGGCTGCAACACGGCTATTTCGCCGCCCACGACGACGGGCAGCCGGCCGAACGGGCCGGGGAGGCGATCATCGATTTCAGCAATCCCGAGGCGGTTGCCTGGTATCAGGGCTATCTCAAGCGCCTGTTGCAGCTGGGGATCCGGGTCATCAAGACCGATTTCGGCGAGAACGCGCGGGAAACCTACCATTATGCGGCCTGTTCCGGCGCGGCGATGCACAACCTCTATCCGCTGCTTTATAACCGGGCCGCATATGAAGCCTGCAGCGAGGTGTGGGGCGGGGAGGCGCTGATCTGGGGCCGTTCGGCCTTCGCGGGCTGCCAGCGCTATCCGGTCTATTGGGGCGGGGACGCCTCGAGCGATTTTGACGGGCTTTACCATTCGCTGCGCGCCGGGTTGAGCCTGGGGCTGTCGGGATTCCCCTTTTGGAGCCATGATGTCGGCGGCTATTTCGGCCGGCCGGAGCCGGAGGTCTATATCCGCTGGCTGCAATTGGGGATGTTCTCCTCGCACGTGCGGTTTCACGGCACCACCGAACGGGAGCCGTGGCACTTCGGCGCGGCGGCGGAGGCGATCTACCGCAAATACGCGCGGTTGCGCTACAGCCTGATTCCTTATCTCTACTCCGAGGCGCATCACTGCGCGGCCGAGGGTTTGCCGCTCCTCCGCCCGCTGGTGCTGGAGTTTCAGGACGATCCGACCACCTATGCCCTGGACGACCAGTACCTCTTCGGGCGGAGTTTCCTGGTGGCGCCGGTGCTCGGCGCCGTCCGGCGGCGACGCATCTACCTGCCGGAGGGACGCTGGACGGATTACTGGACGGGGCAAGCCCACCCGGGGCGGCAATGGCTGGAATACGACGCGCCGCTGGAGGTGCTGCCGTTATTCGTGCGGGAGGGATCGATCATTCCCATGGCGGAGCCGACGAACTATGTCGGCGAAAAACCGGATGAGCGGCTCCTGCTCGATATTTACCTGAGGGAGCGGGCTGTTTATGAGCTGCGGGACGAGAAAGGCGCAGTCCAACTGGCGGCCCAAGTAAGCGGCGGCCGGCTGGAGATCGGCATCGGACCGTCGCCCCACCGTTATTGGGTGAGGTTAAACGGCTATAGGGATTGCCGGAGCGTCCGCTCCGACCGGGACGGGGAACTGCCCCTCTTGCCGGAGGAACGCCTGGCAACGGAGAGCGGTTACGCGGTGGGTGAGAAGGGCTTGCTGATCGCCGCCGGATTTGCCGGAGCGGACGGGATGCGGATAAGCGTCGCTGATGTAACGCCCGAATAA